Proteins found in one Phocoena sinus isolate mPhoSin1 chromosome 5, mPhoSin1.pri, whole genome shotgun sequence genomic segment:
- the PLAC8 gene encoding placenta-specific gene 8 protein: MQAPSPVVIVTQPGSGPVPQTSNWQTGMCDCFSDCGVCLCGTVCFMCLACQVASDMNECFLCGTSVAMRTLYRTRYGIPGSICDDYLVTLFCPLCSVCQIKRDINRRRAMHTF; encoded by the exons ATGCAAGCTCCATCTCCGGTGGTCATTGTAACTCAGCCTGGAAGTGGTCCGGTTCCTCAAACCTCTAACTGGCAGACGGGCATGTGTGACTGCTTCAGCGATTGCGGCGTCT GTCTCTGTGGCACAGTTTGCTTCATGTGTCTTGCATGTCAAGTTGCATCTGATATGAATGAATGCTTTCTGTGTGGAACAAGTGTTGCAATGAGGACCCTCTACAGGACTCGATACGGCATCCCG GGATCCATTTGTGATGACTATTTGGTGACCCTTTTCTGTCCTCTGTGTTCTGTTTGCCAAATCAAGAGAGACATCAACAGAAGGAGAGCCATGCATACTTTCTAA